The region ACTTGCTGTTATTTAACACACACAACCTTAAAGACAAAAGAAATAATCTTAAAAAACTTAAAACGTAGTTCATTATATTCTGGAATCATAATTGGAATTGGTCCACGTTATTGTCCAAGTGTTGAAGATAAAATTGTTAGATTTCAAGAAAAAGATACACATCATATTTTCTTTGAACCAGAAACAGCACGTGGTGACATCATGTACATTAATGGGTTGTCTACATCAATGCCTGAAGATGTTCAAGATGAAATGATTGCATCTATTCCAGGTCTTGAACATGCAAGAGTTCAAAAATATGGTTATGCAATTGAATATGATGCAATTAACCCTTTGAATTTATACAAATCTCTTGAAAGCAAAATTTTAAAAAATTTCTTTTCAGCAGGTCAACCAAATGGAACGAGTGGTTATGAAGAAGCAGCAGCTCAAGGATTAATAGCAGGAATTAACGCTGCTAATAAACTTGATAATTTAGAACCATTAATCATAAAAAGAAATGACGGTTATATTGGCGTTTTAATTGATGACATTGTAACTAAAGGCACAAACGAACCTTATAGAATGCTAACAAGTAGAGCGGAATTTAGACTTCTTTTGAGAAACGATAACGTTGATGAACGTTTGTATAAGTATGCATATGACAACAAAATGATAAGCAAAGAAGAACATGATAGGATTGAAGAAAAATATAAAATTATTGCTGAAACAGTAGAAAAATTAAAAAATGAATATGTTTCTTCTAAAAGTGATGTTGGTCAAAAGTACAATGTAACAAATGGTATGTCATATTTAAAATTACTTTCAAATCCCGAAGTAGATCCAGTTGATATTTTAGGTTCAAATTTTCCATATATTGATGAAATAACTATTCAAGTTCGTTTGTATGGATATTTAAAGAAACAAGAATCAGCAGCGGATAAAATGCTTAGATTGGAACAATTAAAATTACCAAAAGACATTGATTATTGAAGTGTTGATAATTTAGCAACAGAGGCAAGACAAAAATTAGATAAAATAAGACCTGAAACAATTGGCCAAGCAGCAAGAATAAGTGGAATAAATCCTGCTGATATTCAAATGCTAATATTTTATTTAAACAATAAGCGTTAGTAATGAAATTAAATATTGTAGCAGTAGGTTCTCTAAGCAAGGAATATAAAACTATCTATGATCAATATCTTAAAAAAATTAGTTTTTTTTGTTCAATAAATTTGATTGAAATAAAAGAACAAGTTAATAAAAATATTGATTTAAAAATAGCCGAAGAAACAAAATTAATCCTAGAAAAAATTCCTAAAAACTCCAAAGTTTATTATTTATCATTAAGAGGCAAGAAACTTGATAGCAATGAATTTTCGGATTTACTTATTGAAGATAATATTACTTTTGTAATAGGCGGTAGCAATGGAGTTGATGAAACATATTTTAAAAATAAAATATGTTTTTCAGATTTGACATTTCCTCATCAATTATTTAGAATAATGTTAATTGAACAAATTTATCGAGGATTTAGTATAAAAAACAACATAAAATATCACAAATAAAATAGGCTTTTATTTTAAAAAACAAGTCTATTTTTTTATTTCTTATTTTTTTATTTAAAAGGAATAAAACATTTATAATTTAAATGTAACCATGTTAAATTTAAAAAATAAATTCTTGAAAGGAGTTTACATGGCAAAAAATACATGAGAAATTGCCAAACAGGCAATTGAAGAACACGATAATATTTTTATATTTCATCATATTAGACCTGACGGAGATTGTTTAGGCTCTCAATTTGGTTTGAGAGAATTAATAAAAGAAAATTATCCTGAAAAAAACGTTTTTGTTTTAGGGGATAACGGAGGAATCTTTCCATTTTTAGAATGAGATTTTGATAATTTTGAAAATATTGATAAAAAATATCTTAAGAATTCTTTAGGAGTAGTAGTTGATGCAAACTGCTCAAATAGAATTCAATTTGCTAATTATATTTTAGATGGTAATTTTACCCATATGTTAAGAATAGATCACCATCCAGTTGATCCAGATATTAATTATGACTATACTTGGGAAGACGCAACATATGCAGCAGCTGCTGAACAAGTTGGATATATCGCAATGATGGCAAAATGAAGAGTTACAACAAAAGCTGCTAAATACGTTTATTTAGGCATAAACACAGACTCTAATCGTTTTCAATATGACTACGTTCAAAAAAGAACATTTGATGTAGTAAGTTATCTTCATGAAGGCAATGATTTTAAAGTTTGAGACATTAACTTCCCTCTTTCAATTCGTGAAGAAAAGAAAGTTAGATTCAATGCCTATGTTCTTTTACATTACAAAAATGAAGGCAAAGTACTTTGATTCTATGCAAACAAGAAGATTCAAAGAAAATTTGGTTTAAATGAAAAGGAAGCAAATGATGTGGGAATTTTAGCAAATATTGGTGATGCTAAAATTTGAGTATTATTCATTGATGAACCAAATGGTAAAATTAGAGCAAGAGTAAGAAGCAATGGAATATGAATAAATCATATTTGTGCAAAACCTGAATATTACCCTGGCGGTGGTCACGAAGTTGCTTCAGGAGCAACTTGCGCTAATAAAAAATCTATGAAACATTTAATAGAAGACTTAAAGGCAGAGGTATTAAAATATGAATAAAATAAGTGCAGAAAAATTAGCAATTTTCAAGAAAATTGAAGAAAGAATTAAAGCACACAAAAATATAGTTATATATCATCATATTAGACCCGACGGAGATTGTTTGGGTTCTCAATTTGGAATGAAGAATTTAATTAAGGTAAATTTCCCTGATAAAACAGTGTATACAATTGGTGATTCCAAAGGCATTTATTCATTTTTAGAATTTAAAATGGATAAATTACCACTAGAAAAGTTAGATGATTCATTAGCAATTATTGTTGATGCTAACTTTAAAGAACGTTTAGAATGTAGAGAATATTTAGACAATAATTGTTTCAATGAAGTAATAAGAATCGACCACCATCCAAATGATGACGATTTGGATGCTTCATTAAGATGGGTTGAACCAGAAGCACCAGCTGCTGCTCAACAAGTAACTGAAATAGCATACGAATTGGGTTGAAAATTAAACAAAGAAGCTGCAACTTATTTATATTTGGGTATATATACTGATTCAGTTAAATTATCAACCAATACAACAACAGCAAAGACAATGTTGTTAGTAAGCTGATTGTGAGACAATGGTAGCCAAAAAGACTTAATTCATACAGAACTTTCTAAGCGTACATTGTTTGATATTAATATAAATACATATATATCTCAAAACATGAAAATAGCAAACGACGTCGTTTCATTTTACTTCCCATTGTCTGAACAAATTAAATTAGGAATTAAAGATCCATTAAAAGCAAATAGACCTTTTGTTCTTGGCTCAATCGACAATACAAAGGCATGAGTATTCTTTACAGAAGAAAAACCCGGCCAAATTCGTTGTGAATTTAGATCAAACGGTTGCAATGTAAGAAATGTAGCAATTAAATGAGGTGGGGGCGGACACATACGTGCATCAGTTGCTCAAATTTCTGATCCTAATTTAATTCCATTGATTATTAAAGATTTAGAACAAGAAACAAAAAACCTTGCTGATTATGAATAAAAAATAGAAATAATTTGTTAAAAAAGATGATTCTGTAAAATAAGAATCATCTTTTTTAAAATCTACCCTGAACGAAAACAAGGCTATGAGGATTTATCTAAACTAATTGAAGAGATAAATAATGGATTAAATTCTTTAGATATGAACGATATAAAGAATTTAGATTGAGTA is a window of Metamycoplasma hominis ATCC 23114 DNA encoding:
- the mnmG gene encoding tRNA uridine-5-carboxymethylaminomethyl(34) synthesis enzyme MnmG, translated to MTNNFDAIVIGGGHAGIEATYALAKRNFKVALVTLNINRLAMLPCNPSIGGSAKGIITREIDALGGVQGFFADNAMIQIKMLNTSKGPAVWSLRAQIDKEKYSEIILKDIEKQKNITLIQDEASDLIVEDGTCVGIETLEHGKLYSKVVIMTTGVYMNSRILRGENIKYDGPDGEKTSSTLSKNLKKYGFEIIRLKTGTPCRIYTDSIDFSKVEKEVLEKNELCFSSRSNKKLDEQTCCYLTHTTLKTKEIILKNLKRSSLYSGIIIGIGPRYCPSVEDKIVRFQEKDTHHIFFEPETARGDIMYINGLSTSMPEDVQDEMIASIPGLEHARVQKYGYAIEYDAINPLNLYKSLESKILKNFFSAGQPNGTSGYEEAAAQGLIAGINAANKLDNLEPLIIKRNDGYIGVLIDDIVTKGTNEPYRMLTSRAEFRLLLRNDNVDERLYKYAYDNKMISKEEHDRIEEKYKIIAETVEKLKNEYVSSKSDVGQKYNVTNGMSYLKLLSNPEVDPVDILGSNFPYIDEITIQVRLYGYLKKQESAADKMLRLEQLKLPKDIDYWSVDNLATEARQKLDKIRPETIGQAARISGINPADIQMLIFYLNNKR
- a CDS encoding 23S rRNA (pseudouridine(1915)-N(3))-methyltransferase RlmH, with protein sequence MKLNIVAVGSLSKEYKTIYDQYLKKISFFCSINLIEIKEQVNKNIDLKIAEETKLILEKIPKNSKVYYLSLRGKKLDSNEFSDLLIEDNITFVIGGSNGVDETYFKNKICFSDLTFPHQLFRIMLIEQIYRGFSIKNNIKYHK
- a CDS encoding DHH family phosphoesterase, whose product is MAKNTWEIAKQAIEEHDNIFIFHHIRPDGDCLGSQFGLRELIKENYPEKNVFVLGDNGGIFPFLEWDFDNFENIDKKYLKNSLGVVVDANCSNRIQFANYILDGNFTHMLRIDHHPVDPDINYDYTWEDATYAAAAEQVGYIAMMAKWRVTTKAAKYVYLGINTDSNRFQYDYVQKRTFDVVSYLHEGNDFKVWDINFPLSIREEKKVRFNAYVLLHYKNEGKVLWFYANKKIQRKFGLNEKEANDVGILANIGDAKIWVLFIDEPNGKIRARVRSNGIWINHICAKPEYYPGGGHEVASGATCANKKSMKHLIEDLKAEVLKYE
- a CDS encoding DHH family phosphoesterase, encoding MNKISAEKLAIFKKIEERIKAHKNIVIYHHIRPDGDCLGSQFGMKNLIKVNFPDKTVYTIGDSKGIYSFLEFKMDKLPLEKLDDSLAIIVDANFKERLECREYLDNNCFNEVIRIDHHPNDDDLDASLRWVEPEAPAAAQQVTEIAYELGWKLNKEAATYLYLGIYTDSVKLSTNTTTAKTMLLVSWLWDNGSQKDLIHTELSKRTLFDININTYISQNMKIANDVVSFYFPLSEQIKLGIKDPLKANRPFVLGSIDNTKAWVFFTEEKPGQIRCEFRSNGCNVRNVAIKWGGGGHIRASVAQISDPNLIPLIIKDLEQETKNLADYE